Proteins from one Rosa chinensis cultivar Old Blush chromosome 7, RchiOBHm-V2, whole genome shotgun sequence genomic window:
- the LOC112180132 gene encoding protein NETWORKED 2A — MLQRAASNAYSWWWASHVRTKQSKWLEQNLQDMEEKVHSTLKIIDNDGDSFAQRAEMYYKKRPELVIFVEEFFRAYRALAERYDHLSRDLQSANRTIATVFPERVQYAMEDEDDETASQTSVSSNDTNKAYPDVNNASIPKVPKGPDKDFRSKSMLLSKKGTPRRLPSSPRPAAGPQRSGLTKEEALEEIDKLHKDILALQTEKEFVKTMYERGYDRYWEFENEITAMQKRVSSLQDEYGIGTVIEDNEARTLMAATALKSCKESLTELREKKDISEKEVRIEGRRVREACKKFENLKHKFRSKGENWSDADDEHESETSDLESKSVDNERRDKQFYQAKMDEQLNNSSDGSLTMTELAEKIDGLVNKVVSLETAVTSQNALVHRLKSETDELHAQVRSLEEEKEILMESEDNLKRKLKEMDEELRRIKNLKRSVENQNINLELHFTEACSNLDNLSTKLQNVKHDVEDESAVLFQELRAVDNKPEKELKDDSDKPAAHDEEDVSKFVKGEEEENKTDTRNSLDLSQEALPQEEGESNLVEPQDLEQGNEENQPNWRQLFLKGLEDREKILLEEYTSILRDYKEARKKLSEAEKKNRNNIFDLAMEIRDLRSIIASKDKEIRLLKQKQNPTDMNPEESPCSTVYKYPNSDVPLESPSQVVTPPYSTGPSPYVDKDTLAEILRETSEKFDYSSGNLKVTPRKEEEKTIRKRHAVRPHSFSAIEGRFRADIDELLEENLEFWLRFSTSIHQIQKFQTSIHDLQSELIKMKKHALESDGKPIYRHLREIQTELSLWLEHNAVLKEDLQSRYSSLCHIQDEISRLSNLSSEGEKTELISKYQAAKFQGEILNMKQENLKVAEELKAGLNRVKGLKVEVEKTLAKLDEELGMSASNGDQPKRSKARIPLRSFLFGVKLRQKKPSLFSGQQSLFSCASPALQKQYSDVSEAEQPPPQPESPPQAM, encoded by the exons atgttgCAGAGAGCAGCAAGCAATGCATATTCATGGTGGTGGGCCAGCCACGTCAGGACCAAGCAGTCAAAATGGCTGGAACAAAACCTCCAAG ATATGGAGGAGAAGGTTCATAGCACACTCAAAATCATTGATAATGATGGGGACTCCTTTGCCCAGAGGGCTGAAATGTACTACAAGAAGAGGCCAGAGCTAGTAATCTTCGTTGAAGAATTCTTTCGGGCATACAGAGCTTTAGCGGAGAGATATGATCACTTATCAAGAGATCTGCAGAGTGCCAACCGTACCATTGCCACTGTTTTCCCAGAACGAGTTCAGTATGCAATggaggatgaggatgatgaaACTGCTTCTCAAACGTCGGTTTCTTCCAATGATACCAACAAAGCCTATCCCGATGTAAACAACGCAAGCATCCCAAAAGTCCCCAAGGGCCCAGATAAAGATTTCAGGAGCAAGTCCATGTTACTCTCGAAGAAGGGCACGCCTCGAAGACTTCCTAGCTCTCCTAGACCAGCTGCAGGTCCTCAAAGGTCGGGGCTGACGAAAGAAGAGGCATTAGAAGAAATTGATAAGCTTCATAAGGACATTTTGGCTCTACAAACTGAAAAGGAGTTTGTGAAGACCATGTATGAACGAGGGTATGACAGGTACTGGGAGTTTGAGAATGAGATCACGGCAATGCAAAAAAGAGTTTCCAGTTTACAAGATGAGTATGGCATTGGCACTGTTATAGAAGACAACGAAGCTCGAACTTTAATGGCAGCCACAGCTCTAAAATCATGCAAAGAAAGCTTGACTGAGTTGCGGGAAAAGAAAGACATATCAGAAAAAGAGGTAAGAATTGAGGGCAGAAGGGTCAGGGAAGCCTGTAAGAAGTTCGAGAACCTCAAGCATAAATTTCGTTCAAAGGGGGAAAACTGGTCTGATGCTGATGATGAACACGAGTCTGAGACCAGTGATCTAGAATCAAAAAGTGTAGACAATGAGAGGCGTGACAAGCAGTTTTATCAGGCCAAGATGGATGAACAACTCAACAATAGTTCAGATGGCTCTCTCACAATGACAGAACTGGCAGAGAAAATTGATGGACTTGTGAACAAGGTTGTGTCGCTGGAAACTGCAGTCACTTCTCAGAATGCTCTTGTACACAGATTAAAATCAGAAACAGATGAACTTCATGCACAAGTTCGGAGCTTGGAAGAGGAAAAGGAAATACTGATGGAAAGTGAGGACAATTTGAAAAGAAAGCTAAAGGAGATGGATGAGGAGTTGCGTAGAATTAAGAACTTAAAAAGGAGTGtagaaaaccaaaatatcaACCTCGAACTGCATTTCACAGAAGCTTGTAGTAATCTTGATAATCTCtctacaaaattacaaaatgtgAAGCATGACGTAGAGGATGAGAGTGCTGTACTATTCCAGGAATTGAGAGCAGTTGATAACAAACCAGAGAAGGAGTTGAAAGATGATTCAGATAAGCCCGCTGctcatgatgaagaagacgTTTCAAAATTTGTCAAGGgtgaagaagaggaaaacaaaACTGATACAAGAAATAGCCTTGATTTGTCTCAAGAAGCACTGCCGCAGGAAGAGGGTGAGAGCAATCTTGTTGAGCCACAGGATTTGGAGCAGGgaaatgaagaaaatcaacccAACTGGAGGCAATTATTCCTAAAAGGTTTAGAGGATAGAGAGAAGATTCTGCTGGAAGAGTATACTTCAATTCTTCGGGATTATAAGGAAGCAAGGAAGAAGCTCAGTGAAGCTGAGAAGAAAAACCGGAATAATATCTTCGATTTGGCAATGGAGATAAGGGATTTGAGGAGTATAATTGCTTCAAAGGACAAAGAAATTAGACTTCTAAAGCAAAAACAGAACCCCACAGATATGAATCCGGAAGAAAGTCCATGTTCGACAGTGTATAAGTACCCGAATAGCGATGTTCCCTTGGAGAGCCCAAGTCAAGTTGTCACACCCCCATACTCTACTGGTCCATCACCCTATGTGGATAAAGACACACTTGCTGAAATTCTTCGTGAAACCTCAGAAAAATTCGATTACTCATCAGGAAACTTGAAGGTCACGCCTAGAAAGGAGGAAGAGAAAACAATCAGGAAAAGGCATGCTGTTAGACCCCATTCCTTTTCAGCTATTGAAGGAAGATTCCGTGCAGACATTGATGAACTGCTGGAGGAGAACCTAGAATTCTGGTTGAGGTTTAGTACCTCAATTCATCAGATACAAAAGTTCCAGACTTCAATACATGACTTACAGTCAGAGTTGATAAAAATGAAGAAGCATGCTCTAGAATCAGATGGCAAGCCGATATATAGACACCTGAGAGAGATACAAACTGAATTGTCATTATGGCTGGAACATAATGCAGTGCTGAAGGAGGACTTGCAGAGCAGGTACTCATCTTTGTGCCACATTCAAGATGAGATATCTCGACTCTCGAATTTAAGTTCCGAAGGGGAGAAGACAGAGCTTATAAGCAAATACCAGGCAGCGAAGTTTCAAGGCGAGATTCTGAACATGAAGCAGGAGAACCTCAAGGTTGCTGAAGAATTGAAGGCAGGTCTTAACCGTGTTAAAGGACTCAAAGTTGAGGTCGAGAAGACACTAGCAAAACTTGATGAGGAACTTGGGATGTCGGCATCAAATGGTGATCAACCTAAACGAAGTAAGGCTCGAATTCCCTTGCGGTCTTTCTTGTTTGGTGTCAAGTTAAGACAAAAAAAGCCATCACTCTTCTCGGGCCAGCAATCACTCTTCTCATGCGCTAGCCCAGCATTACAGAAACAATACAGCGATGTGTCGGAAGCTGAACAACCTCCACCACAACCAGAATCTCCACCACAAGCAATGTAG